From a region of the Rhipicephalus microplus isolate Deutch F79 chromosome X, USDA_Rmic, whole genome shotgun sequence genome:
- the LOC119161509 gene encoding palmitoyl-protein thioesterase 1: MKLELLLRTLQLGLCIGVACCGADTSGGILPLNVDGESAYPIVMWHGLGDSCCNPLSLGGFKNFLEQSIPGVYVNSLRIGTNMIDEIGNSYFKNINEQVQEACKIIANDSKLSRGYNALGFSQGGQFLRAVAQRCPEPPMRNLVSLGGQHQGVYGLPKCPGESSELCEYARKLLNLGAYWNVVQDHLVPAQYWQDPFDRKTYIAKSLFLADVNNERVKNESYKDNLLKLKNLVLVMFENDTVVDPKATSWFGYYAEHDDKTIVPLQNQKIYTEDWIGLKELDQSGRLHLLSTLGDHLQFKEEWFTENIIKQYLL; this comes from the coding sequence ATGAAGTTGGAATTGCTCCTACGGACTTTGCAGCTCGGCCTATGCATTGGTGTCGCGTGTTGCGGTGCGGACACAAGTGGTGGGATCCTCCCTCTGAACGTCGATGGCGAGAGCGCGTACCCCATCGTTATGTGGCACGGCCTGGGCGATTCCTGCTGCAATCCACTGAGCTTGGGCGGATTCAAGAATTTCCTCGAACAGTCGATCCCCGGCGTGTACGTGAACTCGTTGCGGATCGGCACCAACATGATCGATGAAATCGGCAACAGCTACTTCAAGAACATCAACGAACAGGTCCAGGAGGCTTGCAAGATTATCGCGAACGACTCGAAACTTTCCCGGGGCTACAATGCGCTCGGCTTTTCCCAGGGCGGCCAGTTCCTGAGGGCAGTGGCGCAGAGGTGTCCCGAGCCACCCATGCGAAACCTCGTCTCTCTCGGAGGGCAGCACCAGGGTGTCTACGGGCTTCCGAAGTGTCCCGGGGAGAGCTCGGAGCTCTGCGAGTACGCCAGAAAACTTCTGAACCTGGGCGCCTACTGGAACGTCGTTCAAGACCACCTGGTCCCTGCTCAGTACTGGCAGGACCCTTTCGATCGAAAAACTTACATTGCCAAGAGTCTCTTTCTCGCCGACGTCAACAACGAGCGCGTCAAGAACGAGTCGTACAAGGACAACCTGCTCAAGTTGAAAAATCTCGTGCTCGTCATGTTTGAGAATGACACGGTGGTTGATCCAAAGGCAACCAGCTGGTTCGGCTACTACGCCGAGCACGACGACAAGACAATAGTGCCTCTGCAGAACCAGAAGATCTACACGGAGGACTGGATTGGCCTTAAGGAGCTTGATCAAAGCGGCAGGCTTCACTTATTGTCCACGCTCGGCGATCACCTTCAGTTCAAGGAAGAGTGGTTTACAGAGAACATAATTAAGCAATACTTGCTGTGA